Proteins from a genomic interval of Flammeovirgaceae bacterium SG7u.111:
- a CDS encoding sulfatase has protein sequence MKMKHKYLLTAFIAFSILTSCKKEKAEEVAEASPKPNFIFILADDFGYHDMSVMGSKYYETPNIDRIATEGMTFTDGYATCQVCSPSRASIMLGTFPARHGITDWIGAKTGENWRKAGRFNKLLPPEYIHKLPTEATTLPEAMREGGYKTFFAGKWHLGDSTSWPEQHGFDINKGGWDSGGPKGGYFSPFVNPKLENRKDGENLSMRLAAETVEFMKQNNPKITGQPFFAYLAFYAVHGPIQTTQEKWAKYRKKAEEQGIAETGFEMGHFLPIRQTQDNPVYAGLVEQMDDAVGEVLKAVDELGLGDNTVIVFTSDNGGVAAGDAFATSNLPLRAGKGYQFEGGIREPYFIKAPGLTKAGAKNTSPASGTDFYPTILELAGLELKPTEHIDGVSLVPALKGGKIATRPLIWHYPHYGNQGGEPSSIIREGEWKLVHYYEDGREELYNLENDLSETTDVASENSEIVSLMSKKLFAMLDEMGARYPTKDPEWTAEKEQKHLEKIMTKRWSQLEKQRMEFLSPDFDPKNDWWGSKVTVD, from the coding sequence ATGAAAATGAAACACAAATACCTACTCACAGCATTTATTGCCTTTTCTATATTGACCAGCTGCAAAAAAGAAAAGGCAGAAGAAGTTGCCGAAGCTTCACCAAAACCCAATTTTATTTTCATCCTTGCCGATGATTTTGGCTACCACGACATGAGCGTGATGGGCAGCAAGTACTACGAAACGCCCAACATAGACCGAATAGCCACTGAGGGCATGACCTTCACCGATGGCTACGCCACCTGCCAAGTATGTAGCCCATCAAGAGCAAGCATTATGCTGGGAACATTCCCTGCACGCCACGGCATCACCGACTGGATAGGAGCAAAAACGGGTGAAAATTGGCGAAAAGCTGGTCGGTTCAACAAATTGCTCCCTCCTGAATATATACACAAGCTGCCCACAGAGGCAACCACTCTTCCCGAAGCTATGAGGGAAGGGGGCTACAAAACTTTTTTTGCTGGAAAATGGCATTTGGGAGACTCAACTTCTTGGCCTGAACAACATGGCTTTGACATTAACAAAGGAGGATGGGACAGCGGTGGACCAAAAGGAGGATATTTCTCCCCGTTTGTTAACCCCAAACTTGAAAACAGAAAGGATGGGGAAAACCTTTCGATGCGCTTGGCCGCCGAAACGGTGGAGTTCATGAAGCAAAACAACCCGAAAATTACAGGGCAGCCATTTTTTGCCTATCTCGCTTTTTATGCCGTGCACGGGCCTATCCAAACTACCCAAGAAAAATGGGCAAAATACCGCAAAAAAGCAGAGGAACAGGGCATAGCTGAAACTGGTTTTGAAATGGGACATTTCTTGCCCATCCGCCAGACACAAGACAATCCTGTATACGCTGGCTTGGTGGAACAAATGGACGATGCCGTTGGGGAAGTGCTGAAGGCAGTGGACGAACTTGGACTTGGCGACAACACCGTGATCGTGTTCACTTCGGACAACGGGGGCGTGGCGGCCGGCGATGCTTTTGCTACATCCAACCTTCCGCTGAGGGCTGGAAAAGGATACCAGTTTGAAGGGGGAATCCGAGAACCTTATTTTATAAAAGCACCAGGACTAACCAAAGCGGGGGCAAAAAACACTAGCCCAGCTTCGGGTACAGACTTTTACCCCACTATTTTGGAGCTTGCCGGGCTTGAGTTGAAGCCAACCGAACATATAGATGGAGTGAGCCTAGTACCTGCATTGAAAGGAGGAAAAATAGCCACCCGCCCGCTTATTTGGCACTACCCGCATTACGGCAACCAAGGCGGCGAACCTTCGTCTATCATCAGAGAAGGGGAATGGAAACTGGTCCATTATTATGAAGACGGAAGGGAAGAGCTCTACAACTTGGAAAACGACCTTTCGGAAACTACCGATGTAGCAAGTGAAAACAGTGAAATAGTGAGCCTAATGAGCAAGAAGCTTTTTGCCATGCTGGACGAAATGGGAGCTCGCTACCCGACCAAAGACCCTGAATGGACTGCGGAAAAAGAGCAAAAACACCTTGAAAAAATAATGACAAAAAGGTGGTCCCAGCTTGAAAAGCAGCGCATGGAATTCCTATCCCCAGATTTTGACCCTAAAAATGATTGGTGGGGAAGCAAGGTGACTGTGGATTAA
- a CDS encoding GntP family permease, whose protein sequence is MESILILVFCIALLIVSITVVKVHPIPALLVAGLILGLAVGNDVSATTESLLSGFGNTLKWIGLVILFGTLLGEILAVSGGADVIADTIIKTFGLKRLPLSMAIIGFLIGIPVFVDVAYLTLLPTILALSRKSGHSVLVLGLSLSMSLTVAHAMIPPTPGPLAVPAILELEVGEIILPNVLTAIFAITGGFLFIRFNKKKLQLKANSEAVAEEATGSNLEGIYRVLPFAALLLPLALMAAGNFASEESQFISFIKNPIWALMIGVAISLPLLQKKNFSENLNNLINEAAKKSAIVILITGAGGAFGQVIKDTKIVNSLFTDAGNLTTISILVPFFLSMLFTTVTGSITVALITTSSIMAPLVFDGMLDARLAASAICAGSLGMIHVNSSFFWLFKEVHQLSVGKVLKSFSILSAIVALSGGLFVFIYSLIGQ, encoded by the coding sequence ATGGAAAGTATCTTGATCCTCGTTTTCTGTATTGCCTTGCTCATTGTCAGCATTACCGTAGTAAAAGTGCATCCTATCCCCGCCTTGCTGGTAGCTGGGCTAATCTTGGGGCTAGCCGTTGGCAACGATGTTTCCGCCACTACTGAAAGCCTGCTCAGTGGATTTGGCAACACCCTCAAATGGATAGGGCTGGTAATCCTGTTCGGAACTTTGCTGGGGGAAATCCTAGCCGTTTCGGGAGGAGCGGATGTGATAGCCGATACTATCATAAAAACGTTTGGGTTGAAACGCTTGCCCCTTAGCATGGCCATTATCGGTTTCCTCATCGGAATCCCTGTTTTTGTAGATGTCGCTTACCTTACCTTGCTCCCGACCATCCTTGCCCTTTCACGCAAATCGGGGCATTCGGTGTTGGTACTCGGGCTTTCACTTTCCATGAGCCTGACCGTTGCCCATGCCATGATCCCACCCACACCAGGGCCATTGGCAGTCCCAGCTATCCTCGAACTAGAAGTGGGGGAAATCATCCTTCCAAATGTGCTCACCGCAATTTTTGCCATAACCGGAGGCTTTCTTTTTATCCGGTTTAACAAAAAAAAACTTCAGCTAAAAGCTAACTCAGAAGCAGTAGCCGAGGAGGCAACGGGCAGCAACTTAGAAGGAATTTACAGAGTTCTTCCCTTTGCCGCTTTGCTACTTCCGCTGGCACTTATGGCTGCTGGGAATTTTGCCAGTGAGGAAAGCCAATTTATTAGTTTCATAAAAAATCCGATTTGGGCACTGATGATCGGCGTAGCCATTTCCCTACCCCTTTTGCAGAAAAAAAACTTTTCGGAAAACCTCAACAACTTGATAAATGAAGCAGCAAAAAAATCTGCCATCGTGATTTTGATAACTGGGGCTGGCGGTGCTTTTGGGCAGGTAATCAAAGACACGAAAATTGTCAATTCGCTCTTTACTGATGCTGGAAACCTGACCACCATAAGCATCCTCGTTCCTTTCTTTTTGAGTATGTTATTCACTACAGTTACTGGCTCTATCACCGTGGCACTTATCACCACTTCTTCCATTATGGCACCCTTGGTGTTCGATGGTATGCTCGATGCCCGGCTCGCCGCTTCCGCCATCTGCGCCGGCTCTTTGGGAATGATCCATGTAAACAGTAGTTTTTTCTGGCTCTTCAAAGAAGTCCACCAACTTTCGGTGGGTAAAGTACTCAAATCATTTAGCATACTTTCCGCAATAGTAGCGCTGAGCGGCGGGTTGTTTGTATTTATTTATTCGTTGATTGGGCAGTAA
- a CDS encoding PglZ domain-containing protein has product MQQYKILWVDDEIELLKPHILFLENKGYEVTGVNSGADALEKIEEESFDVIFLDENMPGMSGLEVLSHIKAERPNIPVVMITKNEEEYIMEEAIGSKIADYLIKPINPNQILLSVKKILDQKRIVSEKTNSNYQQDFQKISMAFFDDMDHKDWAEIYKKLVYWDIEINETDNKSMMDVLEMQKAEANGTFTKFIKDNYADWLNNPDEDKPMLSHEIMKERVFPELKDSGDDPVFFIVVDNLRYDQWKILEPVISEYFNTEEEEPYFSILPTTTAYARNAIFSGMMPSEMEKNYPDLWLNDDEEGGKNNKEAEFLEAQLQRHRIDIRTSYHKVIHVNQGKNVLDNLHNLFANKLNVLVYNFVDMLSHARTDTEVIRELAPDEPAYRSLTKSWFQHSSLLDVLKILAEKKIKVLLTTDHGTIRCKRPYKIVGDRNTNTNLRYKQGKNLSFDKKNVFVADKPDRFFLPKLNVSTAYVFATEDHFFAYPNNYNHYVKYYKNTFQHGGVSLEEVIIPFVKLVPR; this is encoded by the coding sequence ATGCAACAATATAAAATTTTGTGGGTGGATGACGAGATTGAACTCTTGAAGCCTCATATCTTATTTTTAGAAAACAAAGGATACGAAGTTACAGGGGTGAACAGTGGTGCTGATGCATTGGAAAAAATAGAAGAGGAGAGCTTTGACGTGATTTTTTTGGATGAAAATATGCCTGGCATGAGTGGCTTGGAGGTGCTTTCCCACATCAAGGCAGAGCGCCCGAATATTCCTGTGGTGATGATAACCAAAAACGAGGAAGAGTACATAATGGAGGAGGCGATTGGGTCTAAAATAGCCGACTACCTGATTAAGCCGATCAACCCCAACCAGATTTTGCTTTCGGTTAAAAAGATACTGGATCAGAAACGAATAGTAAGCGAAAAAACAAACTCTAATTATCAGCAAGATTTCCAAAAGATCAGCATGGCGTTTTTCGACGACATGGACCATAAGGACTGGGCTGAGATCTACAAAAAGCTGGTGTATTGGGATATTGAAATTAACGAGACGGACAACAAGAGTATGATGGACGTGCTGGAGATGCAAAAAGCAGAAGCCAACGGCACCTTCACCAAGTTCATAAAAGATAATTACGCAGACTGGCTCAACAATCCGGATGAGGATAAGCCGATGCTTTCTCATGAGATAATGAAAGAGAGAGTTTTCCCAGAATTGAAAGATAGTGGGGACGATCCTGTGTTTTTCATAGTGGTGGATAACCTTCGCTACGACCAGTGGAAAATACTAGAACCAGTGATTTCCGAGTACTTCAACACCGAAGAGGAAGAACCTTATTTTTCTATTTTGCCTACCACCACCGCTTATGCCCGAAATGCTATTTTCTCGGGGATGATGCCATCCGAGATGGAAAAGAATTATCCTGATCTTTGGCTTAACGATGATGAGGAAGGGGGGAAAAACAACAAGGAAGCAGAGTTTTTGGAAGCGCAATTGCAGCGCCATCGAATAGATATCAGGACATCGTACCACAAGGTAATCCATGTGAACCAAGGCAAAAATGTGCTGGATAATTTGCATAATCTTTTTGCCAACAAACTGAATGTGTTGGTTTACAATTTTGTGGATATGCTTTCGCATGCACGAACCGATACGGAAGTGATTAGGGAACTAGCGCCAGATGAGCCTGCTTACCGCTCGCTCACAAAGTCGTGGTTCCAGCACTCATCTTTGCTCGATGTGCTCAAAATTCTTGCTGAAAAGAAAATAAAAGTATTGCTGACTACCGACCACGGCACTATCCGTTGTAAGAGGCCTTACAAAATAGTGGGTGATAGGAATACCAATACGAACCTGCGCTACAAGCAGGGTAAAAACTTGAGTTTCGATAAGAAAAATGTCTTTGTGGCCGATAAGCCAGATAGGTTCTTCTTGCCTAAGCTCAATGTTTCTACAGCCTATGTTTTTGCAACGGAAGATCATTTTTTCGCTTATCCCAACAACTACAATCACTATGTGAAGTATTATAAAAATACGTTCCAGCATGGTGGGGTTTCGTTGGAAGAGGTGATTATCCCTTTTGTAAAGCTTGTGCCTAGGTAG
- a CDS encoding translocation/assembly module TamB domain-containing protein, whose amino-acid sequence MKLSFTHRKLKVKELKRLRYVSRLVSSAAMFVLILFMATIMVLQYPFIQTQLAHFLTQALSEKTGHKVVIENVHINWFDLVRLEHVQIDDLEGRKMVQVDEILVDFSIKSIYNQGNIFLDKVMIKDGEFNLIKGDSSSLNFTDFVKNINELSTGEGSKRKKPEVLISTGHIDNMIFTYFHEGEEVFEEPRRFDHFHFGFDSINGYLEDFRIHYDTIEFDMHKIGGVEQRTGVEVERITTQFRYTSEDMIFNNLYAKIEENILRDSLVMHYDDQDAFSNFNNEVEMVATLDSSVVTTEFLSLFATSMQGVSDVYTLNGNFRGTVKDFRVINLDADFGKESNLKGRVVFKGLPNFTETLMNLKFYSAEVTPQDLKQYFPEKQYNVLEKFGKVDFNANFFGFYNDFVTDGQFRTGLGYVETDINLKVPTNFYVGKLKTEGFKLGQLIGQEEYIQQIDMNGQIRGTGLALENAKFDLDGAINRIGILNYDYANIRTDGHFEEELFNGELLVQDPNIKMAMNGDVNFKDESFNFVLVIDSANLLPLNLAKDSFQIHTTVDAKFNGLSWDSFSGGIALSDSRVHHKGRLLELDTLLFSTEKYELEKERDIVIVSELFDAKAKGQIDVRLIYNDFLKFMEGFTNNIQLDDISDKITVAKEKEEAKLKAKKKELKVLPEYGFSFYLDMKDVNRILYLLDDGYFIAPKSTFSGDLHFGEHTEMIYKAYSDSVFIKGYNFYHDTLAVYLAGQQPDSVDQDWEYDFEAFLSSSDQSLNGFETENFVVNASKLENRVLLESQVFHAWSDDMAAFNGNLGFYKEHFEVNLVNSNFLLLNKPWSAAGINKIDIKGNEIMFNDVKFVSGVQEFALEGTVSSDTSQTLNIDIKDFDLNNLSAYIGKKISGKADVKANIADMYSALKIESDMYVDSIVVSQFNIGNLDARTSWDDESQQLDIDAQLDWQGYDLISIGGHYAPYADKKERFGMTAYLNAAPLELAGPFLEGVVSDLDGVAIGMLDIKGSPINPFVKGTLFIEDGQVNINATNTTYRFSDKVDFSYDTLRIKKFRVQDVRGRTAYLNGSIYQNASNKFIFDLLGDFENFQVINLPESPEALYYGEAYGTGNVRFYGPPDNVSINVTAKSERNTKIYIPLEGSEDVQEQDYITFVSQDTVQVKRKKKSSDVDLSGLRMNLDLEITPDAYCEIIFDKKAGDIIRGNGKGQLSMSIDTKGEFKMYGDVSILKGAYNFTLLNVVDKRFGIEPNSHITWTGDPYGATLDITATYTQMTSLAPIMDLDSIPSQSELRRRYPVEVLLYLKGQLLSPNVDFYIDVQDYPNTVIVEGAPISLESYVADFEQRIKNDEQELNRQVFSLIVLKKLSPETTFSGMSQSAGSSVSELLANQLSYWVSQVDDNLEIDVDLNGLNAEALNTFQLRLSYNFLDGRLKVTRAGAFTNQQNETDLASVFGDVTVEYLLTPEGQLRMKMYHKSNVNAFNTGLENNNSTAGFSLLHTASFDSLIPKWFRKKKDKPKKEKKKKDKEADPAEAVSKNEDE is encoded by the coding sequence TTGAAACTAAGTTTCACACATAGAAAGTTAAAAGTAAAAGAGTTAAAACGACTGCGCTATGTTTCTAGGCTGGTCAGTAGCGCTGCTATGTTCGTGCTTATCCTATTTATGGCCACCATTATGGTGTTACAATATCCCTTCATCCAAACCCAGCTTGCCCATTTCCTCACTCAAGCCCTTTCCGAAAAAACAGGCCACAAAGTGGTCATAGAAAATGTCCATATAAATTGGTTTGATTTGGTAAGGCTGGAGCATGTGCAAATAGACGATTTGGAAGGGCGGAAAATGGTGCAGGTAGATGAAATTCTGGTCGATTTCAGCATCAAAAGCATTTACAACCAAGGAAATATTTTCTTGGACAAAGTAATGATAAAAGATGGGGAGTTCAACCTGATAAAAGGCGATAGCAGTAGCTTGAATTTTACCGATTTTGTTAAAAATATAAATGAGCTATCAACAGGAGAGGGTTCGAAAAGGAAAAAGCCAGAGGTCTTGATAAGTACGGGACACATTGATAATATGATTTTTACTTATTTCCATGAGGGAGAAGAGGTTTTTGAAGAACCGAGGAGGTTCGATCATTTCCACTTTGGGTTTGATAGCATCAACGGTTATCTGGAAGATTTCAGAATTCATTATGATACTATTGAATTTGATATGCATAAGATTGGGGGAGTAGAGCAAAGAACAGGAGTGGAAGTAGAGAGGATTACGACCCAATTTCGCTACACCAGCGAGGATATGATCTTTAACAACCTCTATGCCAAAATCGAAGAAAATATATTGAGGGACTCGTTGGTAATGCATTACGATGATCAGGATGCATTTAGCAATTTCAACAATGAAGTGGAAATGGTGGCTACGCTAGATAGCTCTGTGGTGACTACAGAGTTTTTGAGCCTCTTTGCCACGAGTATGCAAGGTGTTTCGGATGTCTATACGCTCAATGGGAATTTTAGGGGTACGGTAAAGGATTTTAGGGTGATCAACCTCGATGCAGACTTTGGGAAGGAGAGTAATTTGAAAGGTCGGGTGGTTTTTAAAGGTTTGCCAAATTTTACCGAAACATTGATGAACCTGAAATTTTACAGTGCGGAGGTTACCCCCCAAGATTTGAAACAGTATTTTCCTGAAAAGCAATATAACGTACTCGAGAAGTTTGGGAAGGTCGACTTTAATGCCAACTTCTTTGGGTTTTATAACGACTTTGTCACTGATGGGCAATTTAGAACGGGGCTTGGGTATGTGGAAACGGATATCAACTTGAAGGTGCCTACCAATTTTTATGTTGGAAAGCTCAAAACGGAGGGCTTCAAATTGGGTCAGCTGATAGGGCAGGAGGAGTATATACAGCAAATAGACATGAATGGGCAAATACGGGGTACGGGGCTTGCCTTGGAAAATGCCAAATTTGATTTGGACGGGGCGATCAACCGAATTGGTATATTGAATTACGATTATGCAAATATCCGTACAGATGGCCATTTTGAAGAAGAGCTTTTTAATGGGGAGCTTTTGGTACAAGATCCGAACATAAAAATGGCAATGAACGGAGATGTGAATTTTAAGGACGAAAGTTTCAATTTTGTGCTGGTCATCGATTCTGCCAATCTTTTGCCACTCAACCTAGCCAAAGATTCTTTTCAGATTCACACTACCGTAGATGCCAAGTTCAATGGTTTGAGCTGGGATAGTTTTAGCGGCGGCATCGCCCTTTCGGACAGCAGGGTACACCACAAAGGCAGGTTGCTAGAGCTCGATACCTTGCTTTTTAGCACCGAGAAATATGAATTGGAAAAAGAGCGGGATATAGTGATAGTTTCGGAGCTGTTTGATGCAAAAGCGAAAGGGCAAATAGATGTTCGTTTGATCTACAATGACTTCCTGAAGTTTATGGAAGGGTTTACTAATAACATTCAGCTAGATGATATTTCTGATAAAATAACCGTTGCAAAGGAGAAAGAAGAAGCGAAATTGAAAGCTAAGAAAAAGGAGTTGAAGGTATTACCAGAGTACGGGTTTAGCTTCTATCTAGATATGAAGGATGTGAATAGAATTCTTTATTTGCTGGACGATGGGTATTTCATTGCTCCAAAGTCTACTTTTTCCGGCGACTTACATTTTGGTGAGCATACGGAAATGATCTACAAGGCTTATTCCGATTCTGTTTTTATCAAAGGATATAACTTCTATCACGATACGCTGGCTGTTTATCTGGCAGGGCAGCAGCCCGATAGTGTAGATCAAGACTGGGAGTATGACTTTGAAGCGTTCCTTTCGTCGAGTGATCAATCGCTCAATGGTTTTGAAACGGAAAATTTTGTGGTGAACGCAAGCAAGTTGGAGAATAGGGTTTTGCTCGAAAGCCAAGTGTTTCATGCTTGGTCAGATGACATGGCGGCTTTCAATGGGAATCTTGGTTTTTACAAAGAACATTTCGAAGTCAATTTGGTGAATAGTAATTTCCTTTTGCTCAATAAGCCGTGGTCTGCTGCGGGTATAAACAAAATAGATATTAAGGGAAATGAAATTATGTTTAACGATGTAAAGTTTGTGAGTGGAGTGCAAGAATTTGCCCTAGAGGGGACGGTTTCTTCTGATACAAGCCAAACATTGAACATAGATATAAAAGACTTTGACCTCAATAATTTGAGTGCGTATATAGGTAAAAAAATATCGGGGAAGGCAGATGTAAAGGCAAATATTGCAGATATGTATAGTGCGCTCAAGATTGAGAGCGATATGTATGTAGACAGCATAGTGGTGAGCCAATTTAATATAGGGAATCTCGATGCCCGAACCAGTTGGGACGATGAAAGCCAGCAGTTGGATATAGATGCACAGCTCGATTGGCAAGGGTATGATTTGATTTCGATAGGTGGGCATTATGCTCCTTATGCTGATAAAAAAGAAAGGTTTGGGATGACGGCGTATCTCAATGCGGCTCCCTTGGAGCTTGCCGGTCCGTTTTTAGAAGGGGTAGTTTCCGACCTCGACGGTGTGGCTATTGGGATGTTAGATATCAAAGGTTCGCCCATTAATCCTTTTGTGAAAGGCACTCTTTTCATTGAAGATGGTCAGGTAAATATCAATGCTACCAACACGACTTACCGGTTTAGCGATAAAGTGGATTTTAGTTACGATACGCTCCGCATTAAAAAGTTTAGGGTGCAAGATGTGCGGGGGAGAACGGCTTACCTAAACGGGTCGATCTATCAAAATGCTAGTAACAAGTTTATTTTTGACTTGTTAGGCGATTTTGAAAACTTCCAAGTGATAAACCTGCCCGAGTCGCCCGAAGCTCTATATTATGGGGAAGCTTATGGAACGGGAAATGTTCGTTTTTATGGACCTCCAGATAACGTATCCATTAATGTAACAGCGAAGTCGGAGAGGAATACGAAAATTTATATTCCGCTGGAAGGCAGCGAAGATGTGCAGGAGCAAGATTACATCACGTTTGTCAGCCAAGATACGGTGCAGGTTAAGCGGAAAAAGAAAAGCTCAGATGTAGATTTGAGTGGGCTTCGGATGAACCTCGACTTGGAGATTACGCCTGATGCCTATTGCGAGATTATTTTTGATAAAAAGGCAGGGGATATCATTCGGGGAAATGGTAAGGGGCAGCTGAGCATGAGTATTGATACCAAAGGCGAGTTTAAAATGTATGGAGATGTGAGTATTTTGAAAGGTGCTTACAATTTCACCTTGCTCAATGTGGTGGATAAACGTTTCGGTATCGAACCCAACTCACATATTACCTGGACAGGAGATCCTTATGGCGCAACCCTCGACATTACGGCAACTTATACCCAAATGACGTCGCTTGCCCCCATCATGGATTTGGACAGTATTCCAAGCCAATCAGAACTCAGAAGGCGCTACCCTGTGGAGGTGTTACTTTACCTAAAAGGTCAATTGCTTAGTCCAAATGTAGATTTCTATATAGATGTGCAAGATTATCCCAATACAGTAATAGTAGAAGGCGCGCCTATTTCTTTGGAAAGTTATGTGGCAGATTTTGAGCAGCGAATAAAAAATGATGAACAGGAGCTTAACAGGCAAGTTTTTAGTCTGATCGTACTTAAAAAACTTTCTCCTGAAACGACCTTTAGTGGAATGTCGCAGTCGGCTGGGAGCAGTGTGAGTGAGCTGTTGGCCAACCAGCTGAGCTATTGGGTTTCCCAAGTGGATGACAACTTGGAAATAGATGTGGATTTGAACGGGTTGAATGCCGAGGCGCTCAATACTTTTCAACTACGGTTGTCGTATAATTTCTTGGATGGAAGGTTGAAGGTTACCAGAGCAGGTGCTTTTACAAACCAACAAAATGAAACTGATTTGGCAAGTGTGTTTGGGGATGTGACAGTAGAATACTTACTTACTCCCGAGGGACAGCTCCGTATGAAAATGTACCACAAAAGTAATGTGAATGCATTCAATACGGGCTTGGAAAACAATAACTCAACTGCGGGCTTTAGTTTATTGCACACAGCCAGTTTTGATAGTTTGATACCCAAATGGTTTAGAAAGAAAAAAGACAAGCCGAAAAAGGAGAAGAAAAAGAAGGACAAGGAGGCCGATCCTGCTGAAGCGGTGAGTAAAAATGAAGACGAGTAG
- a CDS encoding PQQ-dependent sugar dehydrogenase, with amino-acid sequence MMNATRKMKFSILIGCFLIAIGLSNCQKGESNEEVGMEEQEQVVDSATIRSAAIFAQHCSSCHGQQMEAFADRKWLHGKELDSIKVSITEGYAEAGMPAWSALLDSQQIGELAQYIRTGIENVERYGFTEETLDSDTFELEDITVHLDTVFSGIKSPWHMNWLPNGDMLVAAKEGELHRVGQDGQSVQITGLPVIKSKGQGGLFEIQLHPDFEANGKVYLVYTGLKVTDGDSLGTTVVSQFDFADDKLSNEKIFFEARPYTKRNHHFGGRIVIKDNFLFVTVGDRGDRDVNPQDLSLAGGKIHRFNLDGSIPEDNPFYNQADAIKSIWSYGHRNPQGLTLRPGTDELWSHEHGPRGGDEINIVKRGLNYGWPVVSYGINYDATIFTSELEREGMESPVLYWVPSIAPCGMDWVASDKYGNWKGNLLVGSLRFKYLDRCEIENGKVVKEENILKGIGRLRNVEQGPDGYIYVSVENPGYVFRLMPIPSM; translated from the coding sequence ATGATGAATGCTACAAGGAAAATGAAATTCAGTATACTGATAGGATGCTTTTTGATAGCCATTGGGCTAAGTAATTGCCAAAAAGGTGAAAGTAATGAAGAAGTAGGAATGGAGGAGCAGGAGCAAGTAGTAGACTCTGCGACAATACGCTCAGCGGCTATTTTTGCTCAGCACTGTTCGAGTTGCCACGGGCAGCAAATGGAAGCCTTTGCCGACCGTAAGTGGTTGCATGGAAAAGAACTCGATAGCATAAAAGTATCCATCACCGAAGGCTATGCAGAAGCGGGTATGCCTGCCTGGAGTGCCCTGCTTGACTCGCAGCAGATTGGCGAGCTAGCTCAGTATATCCGAACCGGGATTGAAAATGTGGAGCGTTATGGGTTTACGGAGGAAACACTGGATTCTGATACTTTTGAACTAGAAGACATTACCGTACATCTCGATACTGTTTTTTCTGGGATAAAAAGTCCTTGGCACATGAACTGGCTGCCAAATGGCGATATGCTGGTGGCCGCCAAAGAGGGCGAATTGCACCGAGTGGGGCAAGATGGACAGAGTGTCCAAATAACAGGCTTGCCAGTGATAAAGAGCAAAGGGCAAGGGGGCTTGTTTGAGATTCAGCTACATCCCGATTTTGAGGCGAATGGAAAAGTATATTTGGTTTATACGGGACTTAAAGTGACTGATGGAGATTCTTTGGGAACTACTGTTGTCAGTCAATTTGACTTTGCAGATGATAAGCTGTCTAACGAAAAAATATTTTTTGAAGCAAGGCCATATACCAAAAGAAACCACCATTTTGGTGGGCGAATAGTGATAAAGGATAATTTCCTTTTTGTAACCGTAGGAGACCGAGGCGATAGGGATGTGAACCCTCAAGATCTCAGCTTGGCAGGTGGAAAAATCCATAGGTTCAACCTTGATGGCAGTATCCCCGAAGACAATCCATTTTACAACCAAGCCGATGCTATTAAGTCTATTTGGTCATACGGTCACCGAAACCCTCAGGGACTTACTTTGCGCCCTGGCACGGACGAGCTTTGGTCGCATGAGCATGGCCCACGGGGAGGCGATGAGATCAATATTGTGAAACGTGGTCTCAACTATGGCTGGCCGGTTGTTTCGTATGGAATCAACTATGACGCTACTATTTTCACCAGTGAGCTAGAAAGAGAAGGGATGGAGTCTCCTGTTCTTTATTGGGTGCCGTCCATCGCTCCTTGTGGTATGGATTGGGTCGCTTCCGATAAGTATGGCAACTGGAAAGGGAATTTACTCGTGGGCTCGCTAAGATTCAAATACTTAGATAGGTGTGAGATTGAAAACGGTAAAGTAGTGAAAGAAGAAAATATACTGAAGGGAATAGGAAGGCTCAGAAATGTAGAGCAAGGTCCTGATGGTTACATATATGTTTCTGTAGAAAACCCAGGGTATGTATTTAGGTTGATGCCAATTCCTAGCATGTAA